In the genome of Podarcis raffonei isolate rPodRaf1 chromosome 17, rPodRaf1.pri, whole genome shotgun sequence, one region contains:
- the LOC128404963 gene encoding LHFPL tetraspan subfamily member 5 protein-like — translation MLAAREAAALYQTDFVRNARAVGALWAGCTLCFGVLEVVVLIQPAWVQTAPLTYQLPPSGVLFDPSVSAVGSFGLYQVCKERDGTLQCEGSLVTLTPIPSFKAAAVFVLMALVLVMGSVASLGLFWVCSPGTVYKVCAWQQLSAATCQALGCLVFPDGWGAPEVRALCGPRARSYTLGACTIHWAFTLALLGIADALVLATLAFVLGNRQDALLPAGYAPPSGGRGVTSALTPD, via the exons ATGCTGGCAGCCCGAGAAGCAGCTGCGCTCTATCAGACGGACTTCGTGCGCAATGCCAGGGCGGTGGGCGCTCTCTGGGCTGGCTGCACCCTCTGCTTCGGCGTCCTGGAGGTCGTGGTCCTGATCCAGCCGGCGTGGGTGCAGACAGCGCCGCTCACCTACCAGCTGCCCCCCTCCGGGGTCCTTTTCGACCCCAGCGTCAGCGCCGTGGGCTCCTTCGGCCTCTACCAAGTCTGCAAGGAGCGGGATGGCACCCTCCAGTGCGAGGGGTCACTGGTCACCCTCACCCCGATCCCATCCTTCAAGGCAGCCGCGGTCTTTGTCCTGATGGCCCTGGTCCTGGTGATGGGCAGTGTGGCTTCCTTGGGCCTCTTCTGGGTCTGCAGCCCGGGGACTGTCTACAAGGTGTGtgcctggcagcagctttcagcag CAACTTGTCAGGCTCTTGGCTGCCTGGTTTTCCCAGACGGATGGGGAGCCCCTGAAGTCAGGGCTCTTTGTGGGCCTCGGGCCAGGAGCTACACCCTGGGTGCCTGCACAATACACTGGGCCTTTACCCTTGCCTTGCTGGGCATAGCCGATGCCCTGGTACTGGCCACCCTGGCTTTCGTCTTGGGGAACCGGCAGGATGCTCTGCTACCAGCAGGCTATGCGCCACCCTCGGGAGGAAGAG GTGTGACTTCAGCACTGACTCCGGACTGA